The Henckelia pumila isolate YLH828 chromosome 2, ASM3356847v2, whole genome shotgun sequence genome includes a window with the following:
- the LOC140879207 gene encoding uncharacterized protein — MGKSSTSTPPPTSQSNIVIPPPFPAALKKAKLDSQFAKFLKVFKKLNINIPFADALMQMPSYAKFLKEILSNKRKLEEHAMISLTENCSTLVQNKIPPKQKDPGSFSIPYVINDVQFHKALCDLGASIKLMTYSVFRKLSLGEPKSTRMSLQLADRSIKYPRGIIEDVLVKVDKFIFPVNFVVLDMEEDLGMPLILGRHFLETGKTLFDVQKGELHLRVGEEKISFDVFNALKFSQSNEECFQIDDVDSILYDYVQDTFQEPLEAALISPPRDDLINVEIEEMTSYLNDNQSWRKGGKIRLEDLGDRKDLVLQKPSEMETRLLDVLKSHKSVFTWKVADIKSINPSICMPKILMEENINPLVQPQKTLNPKMQEVVKAETIKLLDAGIINPIFDSAWVSPVQCVSKKGGITVIKNEQNDLLPIRTVTVLTSPDWDLPFEVMCDPSDTAVEAALGQRIDKVFRTIYYASKTLNEAQLNYATTEKELLAVVFVLDKFHSYLVLSNIMVYTDHSAIRHLLAKKDAKPRLIRWILLLQEFDLEIKDKKGVENVFADHLSRLECIPDCAQNDTEDIDDWFPDEKLFAIEHSPWYANFENYLVTGTLPHNLCVAEGEMKSILNHCHDREVGGHVEPIKTAAKYLNVGSTGPIFLKMRVLISLSVIDVSGQVVLKFLKKNIFNRFGTPRAIISDGGTHFCNKLFEKLLKKYGEKRLIELNQLEEFRDQAYDMVVSYKERTKRIHDRRIRHKEFKEGEVVLLFNSRLRLFPGKLKSRWSGPYKITKVYPSRAIEIKDARNESFTVNTQRLKHYVGGDVDSTPVNTTLTDQD; from the exons ATGG GTAAGTCGTCTACTTCCACACCACCACCCACATCACAGTCGAATATTGTTATTCCACCACCTTTTCCTGCAGCTCTCAAGAAGGCCAAGCTAGATTCTCAGTTTGCTAAATTCCTAAAGGTattcaagaaattgaatatAAACATTCCCTTCGCCGATGCATTGATGCAAATGCCTAGCTATGCTAAATTCTTGAAGGAGATTCTCTCCAACAAGAGAAAATTGGAGGAGCATGCAATGATCAGTTTAACAGAAAATTGTTCTACACTAGTTCAGAACAAGATCCCACCGAAGcaaaaagatccagggagtttctctatcccttACGTTATTAATGATGTGCAATTTCATAAGGCTTTGTGTGATTTGGGTGCGAGTATAAAATTAATGACATATTCTGTTTTCAGGAAACTGAGCTTGGGAGAGCCGAAATCCACCAGGAtgtcattgcaattggcggacaGGTCTATCAAATATCCAAGAGGGATAATAGAAGACGTGCTGGTGAAAGTcgacaaattcatcttcccgGTGAATTTTGTGGTTCTTGATATGGAGGAAGATTTGGGCATGCCACTTATTTTGGGAAGACATTTCCTGGAAACAGGAAAAACACTATTCGATGTCCAAAAGGGAGAGCTACATCTGAGAGTGGGAGAGGAGAAAATTTCTTTTGATGTGTTTAATGCACTTAAATTTTCACAAAGTAATGAAGAGTGTTTTCAAATTGACGATGTGGACTCAATTTTATATGATTATGTGCAGGATACATTTCAGGAACCATTAGAAGCTGCACTCATATCTCCTCCTCGTGATGACTTAATCAATGTAGAGATAGAAGAGATGACGTCTTACTTGAATGATAACCAGTCATGGCGAAAAGGTGGCAAGATCAGACTCGAAGATCTTGGTGACCGGAAGGATTTAGTCCTACAGAAACCAA GTGAGATGGAGACCAGACTGCTAGATGTTCTCAAAAGTCATAAGAGTGTGTTTACCTGGAAGGTCGCAGATATCAAAAGCATTAATCCATCCATCTGCATGCCCAAGATATTAATGGAAGAGAACATAAACCCCTTGGTCCAACCACAGAAGACATTGAATCCCAAGATGCAAGAAGTAGTGAAGGCTGAAACGATAAAACTTCTGGATGCAGGTATCATTAATCCCATTTTTGATAGTGCATGGGTGAGTCCAGTTCAATGTGTATCGAAAAAAGGGGGGATAACTGTCATTAAGAATGAGCAAAATGATCTATTACCTATTAGGACAGTTACAG TGCTGACCTCACCGGATTGGGATCTTCCATTTGAGGTGATGTGTGACCCCAGCGACACAGCTGTTGAAGCTGCACTTGGCCAGAGGATAGACAAGGTATTCCGTACAATTTACTATGCTAGCAAAACTTTGAATGAGGCTCAATTGAATTATGCTACCACTGAAAAGGAGTTGCTAGCTGTAGTTTTTGTACTTGACAAGTTTCATTCATACCTTGTACTTTCAAATATCATGGTATACACTGATCATTCTGCAATAAGACATCTTTTGGCTAAGAAAGATGCAAAACCTAGGTTGATTAGGTGGATCCTACTCttacaagaatttgacttaGAGATAAAGGATAAAAAAGGAGTAGAAAATGTTTTCGCTGATCACCTGTCTAGACTAGAATGCATTCCTGATTGTGCACAGAATGATACTGAGGACATAGATGATTGGTTCCCTGATGAAAAGTTGTTTGCCATAGAACACTCGCCTTGGTATGCTAATTTTGAGAATTACTTGGTCACGGGCACACTCCCACATAACTT atgtgtggcggaagGAGAGATGAAAAGCATCCTCAATCATTGTCATGACCGTGAGGTAGGTGGCCATGTTGAGCCTATCAAGACGGCAGCTAAGTACTTGAATGTGGGTTCTACTGGCCCAATCTTTTTAAAGATGCGCGTGCTTATATCCTTGAGTGTGATAGATGTCAGCGGACAG GTGGTcctaaaatttttgaagaaaaatatttttaaccgGTTTGGTACACCCCGTGCAATTATTAGTGATGGTGGCACCCACTTTTGCAACAAACTCTTTGAAAAacttttgaagaaatatg GTGAGAAGAGATTGATAGAGCTAAACCAATTGGAGGAATTTAGAGATCAAGCATACGATATGGTGGTGTCATACAAAGAAAGGACCAAGAGAATACATGACCGACGCATTCGTCATAAAGAATTTAAGGAAGGGGAAGTAGTTCTTCTATTTAACTCTAGGTTGAGGCTCTTTCCTGGAAAGTTGAAGTCTCGGTGGTCCGGTCCTTACAAAATCACTAAGGTGTATCCATCGAGGGCCATTGAAATAAAGGATGCAAGAAACGAGTCTTTCACGGTCAATACTCAAAGGCTGAAACACTATGTGGGGGGTGATGTCGACTCAACACCAGTCAACACCACACTGACTGACCAAGACTAG